A window of Maledivibacter sp. genomic DNA:
AAATCATATATAGTTAATATGAATGGCAATTCCTATAGACTAAAAGAAACAAAGCTTTGGCTTCAAAATCAATAATTTTTTTTACTCCCCTAGGGGAAAGTTTAATTAGAAATTAGGGGAATTTTCAATTGACAAATACAAAAACCTCAGTATTTAGAATTGGAGAGAAAAATAATGTTACTACAGTAATCCATATTATAAATTTACGAAATAATTTATCCATATATGTTGACCTCCTTTGATTTCATAATATTTTCTACATTAATTTACTTTACTGTTAATAATTCGTTATTTTTAATTATTTTCCTTTTTTTATTTTAGACAATAGAGCAAATTGCATAATTACTTATTACAAAAACTATCTACTATATATAGTTTTAAAATCTCCAAACCTATACCATATATATTATGCAATTCTGCCAAGTCAGAGTTATGCAATTTCCTAAATAGAGAAATATGCACCTAGAAACAAAGAAATAATTGTTCTGATAAAAATTATTTGGAAGAAATTACTTTTTTCTTGAAAATCAAACAAGTAATATTGTAAAATAAAGTTAATACTATTAATTTATCTACATGGGAATTCAAAAATATTTGAACATATATAAGTTTGATTATATGAATTCTTAAAAGTTGAAAGGGGCCGCTAATGATGAATAGAAACAATAGAATGTTTTGTACTATTTTATTAACTTTATTTTTAATTTGTACATATTTGTCTGTAAATGTTGAACATGCTTATGCAGTAAGTGTTACATTCAATGTATTATTTAATGGACACTTAGTAAGTACCTATACACCTTCTGCAATAGTAAATAAAACCACTGCTACTGTCCCACTCAGATCTATTTGTGACTTATTAGATGCTAAAGTAGAATGGAATGAAGATACTAAAAATATTATAGTGAGCAAAGAAGATACTAAAATTACTTTGCAAACTGGTAGCAATATTGCAAAAATCAATGACAAAGAGGTAGAATTAGATGTTGAGATAGTGACGCTATTTGAGAGAACGCTGGTACCAGTACATTTCATATGTGAGAATTTAGGTGCCAATGTAACCATAGATGAAGAAACTAAAACTATAATGATTCAAACATTAGAAACAGATGATAAGCAAGATTATAGTAAGGAGCAATTGAAATGGGGGCTATCAACTAATGCTATACTAGTTAAAATGAATAATGGGAAATATGATTTAATTGGTATGGAAGAGCCTACTGAGTATAATATTGAAAAAACAAAAAGATCTTTAAGCGAAAGTTGGGACATAAACAGTAGAAAAGATGCATTAAGTAGCATCAAATGGTTAAAAGAAGCAGGGCATAGGAAAATCTACAATAAAAAGGTACTATATGTAACACAAGCAACAGAGGAAGAATATAATAGTTTACTCAATAAATTAGATGGAGAAGAAATTGAAGAATATAAATTTGTAAAGGAATATTACAAAGAAATTGGAAATAAGAGTTTAATTGCATGGGATTATTGTAGATTAGTACATATTGCAGGTTGCTGTTATAAAATTGGGTACTTAGAATATGATGAGGCTGTAAAAGAAATTATGGATGCAGCTATAATACTCCAAAAAACATTTTCATCATGGGATGAAATGAGTGGAAATTATGCATTGGGAAGATATTTTTGGGGAGGAGAAGACTGCTATAGAGAAGCAATTATATTTAAAGACTGGCTCTTGGTAAATGAAAAAAGCCCATGGACTAAAATAGATTGGAATTTACCGTTAAAATAAAGATTACCACTTCGATAGTTCTGCTGACTCAATTTTGAATGACAAAACTAATTGTTTTAGTATATAAAAGAAAATATATAATGATAAAATTCAAACGCTCATAGAGGATAATTATTCTATGAGTGTTTTTGTTTAAATAGGGGTCGGGGTCAGGGTTGAAAAGTTGAATTAATATCATATTAATTCAACTTTTCAACCCTAACCCTCTTTTCTCTTAAATGAATCACTTAATTTCACTTTAAAATTACATTGATATTGACATTCATTATCAACAATGCTACACTTATCAAGAACGATGTTTTTGATGTTAACACGATATGTCGAAAGGAGAAATTATGGCTGTTAAAGACCAACGATTAAATCCTCTGATTTTAGAGAGTGCAAAACAGGTATTTTTTGAAAAAGGCTTTAATAATGCTACATTAAGGGATATTGCTAAAAGAGCAAATGTTGCCACGGGGGCAATCTATACTCGCTATAAAGGGAAAGAAGAACTTTTTGAAGCCATGGTTAAACCTGCACTTGATATTATTGAACGTACCAATATCAAGATGTATGAGCTTAACATAGAACGTAAAGAAAATAATAATATGAAGTACAATGCAGAGAATGGATTTGATTATCTTAAGACCTGGATAGATGTTTTTTATTCTGAATATGACGCCATGAAAATGCTTTTGTGCAAAGCAAAGGGGAGTAATTATTCTAATTATCTTCATAATTTCACTGAAAAAAATGCAGAACTTACATTTTCATTTATTGAAGAATTAAAGAAAAGGGGGATGAGCAACAATGATATGACCTACAAGGAGCTTCATATATTATTAACATCCTATTGGACTACTTTGTTTGAAGTTATCATCCATGATTTTAGTTATGAGGAAGCAATTGAATTCGCGAAAAAGATTAATATATTCTTCAATTGGAAGGATATACTGGATTTTTATAGATAGAGCAAATTGCATAATTACTTTCTATAAAAACCATCTACTACATGTAGTTTTAAAATCCTCAAATCTATACCATCAAATATGCTTATATCTTAAGCAATTAAATCAAGGATGATATTCGTATATGCAATTGTGCCAAGTAAGAGTTATGCAATTTCCTCGATAGATGATTGAATTTAATTGAAGTAGTTGGAAATGACCATGATCTGGCTTTTATGGGGGCTATATAAGACATGGGATAAAATTTTGAATTTAGAAATTTGATAGGAGGAGAATATGATTAAAAACTATCCAAAGAATCTAAGTGAATTAATATCACCAATAAAAACACAGGCAATTGTCACAGTTATTCTATCTGTTTTGGGTTCCCTATCATTAGTAATAGGGCCTATTGCCATAACCATAGCCGTAAGCAATATAATGCTTGGTGATACAAATCGTTTTTTATTGTGGATAATAATTGCAGGACTAGGTATATTGCTTAGGCAAATTCTACATATGGCAAGCCTAGGTTATGCACATATTGTTGAAGCAAAATTTAGATATTATTTAAGAAAAGATTTTGCAGAAAAACTTAGCAGATTACCCCTGGGCTTCTTTACTACCACATCATCGGGTGCAATAAGGAAGCTCATATCCGACGATACAATCAAAATCCATACAATAATTGCCCATGGATTTAGCGAAGTAGCTTCTGCCATAAGCCTGCCTATTGGTTGTGTCATCGTGATGCTTTTTTTTGAATGGCGTACAGCCCTCATGGTTATAAGTGTGATTTTCACCATTTTAATTATAGGTATGATATGGATGGCAAAAAAAAGCCGCTCAGGGCAAGACATCAATTCAAGATACGAACAAGCACAAAGAGAAATGTCCCATGCCGCTATAGAGATGGTAGACGGGATCAAGGAAATAAAAAACTTTGGATTGGCGAATTCCTTGTTTGCACGTTTTGAGAATGCCGTAAGCAGATTTTCAAACACTTCCTATGAATGGCTTAGTGGTGGATCAAAGCCTATGGCGTTCATGATGTCCGCGATTCAACCCGCCGTAATTGTCTTTTTTACCCTTGTTGTATGTATATTTTCCATTGGAAAAGGTTGGCTTTCTCCAGAAGAAACAATTTTGTTTTTACTTTTATCCATGGCTTTACCAACATCATTTATAACTCTAATGCAGATTGGTAATCATATCAGGGACGGTAAGCATTCCCTAGATACACTCCTTGAATTATATGCAAAGGCCGACCAAATTTATAAGGAAAATCCTAAAAAATTAGTTCTAGGTGATATTGAATTTAATAATGTATCCTTTAGCTATGAAAAAGGAAATCAAGTTCTAAAAAATATAAATTGTATAATTCCAAAGGGTAAAATCACTGCCCTTGTGGGACCTTCCGGTGGGGGGAAAACGACTATGGCAAGGCTTATTGCACGCTTTTGGGATGTGGAATCCGGTAGGCTCAGTATAGGTGGTGTAAATATTAAAAATGTAGCAGAAAAAGATTTGTTAGCTGCCATTTCATTAGTCTTTCAAGATATATCATTAATGCAAGGAAGTATAGCAGACAATATTGCTTTATCGAAGCCTAATGCAAGGAAAGAGGAAATAGAAAATGCGGCAAAGGCGGCGTTTATACATGATAGGATCATGGAGCTGCCAAATGCTTATAACTCGGTAATAGGTGAGGATAATGTAGTCTTATCCGGGGGAGAACGCCAAAGACTTACCATTGCCAGGGCATTTTTAGCAGATACACCTATTGTGATATTGGATGAGGCTACTGCCCAAGCAGACGCACAGTCGGAAGCTGAAATCAAAAAAGCCCTTAGTTCACTAGGTAAAGATAAAACTGTGGTTATTATTGCCCATAGGCTTCAAAGCATAGTAAATGCCCATCAGATTTTAGTTATAGGGGACGGTGAAATAAAACAGGTGGGGAAACATGATGAATTAGCTAATTCCACTGGAATTTATCAAAATATGTGGCAGGCACAAAACCATATTGGAGGTGAAAATTAATGGATATTTTTAATCGTGACCCAAAAACACGGAAGAGGTTTTTAATACTAAAACTTTTATTTATAGCAAGTGGATTATTGCAAGGTTTATCAATAGCCTTTACCATACCCCTATTTAAAGACTTGTTCTTAGGGAATTATAATAGAATGTGGTTATGGACTTTTATAGTAGGAATCACCGCATTGTCTTGCTTTATTTTCCGTTTTATGGCAACAAATATTGGAAATAGTATGGCAATATGGGAGGTTTGCGATAACCAAATACATAGGATAGGAAGTGCCATTACAAAGCTTCCCCTAGGGTGGTTTGACGCTTCTTCAAAGGGTAAAATTTCTAAAGCCATCTCAACGGATATAAATACACTATCCCATTATCCTTCAATTGTGCTTCCAGAAATTTTAACCTTGATATCCGCTTCACTTGTAATAGGTATTGCCCTTACACTTATATCTTGGAAAATAGGAGTAGTTACACTTATTATGGGGATATTCTTAAAGTACTTTTGGGAATTAAACCTTCGATCCCTTGATAAAATTGAAAAAGAGATAGCAAAGGCAAATCAAAAAATGGAGTCTACCATTGTTGAATTTGCACAGCTGCAACCAGTTTTAAGGGCAGCTGGGGCTTTGGTAGGTGGCTGGGATAGGCTCGACAAATCCCTTGAAGATGATAAAAAAGGTTCACTTACTTTTTTAAAAAGTCAATCTTCAACATCGTCTAAATACATGGCCGTTGCCCATATAGGATCATTGTTAATTCTCATTATAGCAGCCATAGAACTTAGTTCAGGTAATATAGAAATATATACCTTCATAGGTATAACAATAGCAATGATAAGCTTCTCAAATCCACTGGCAGGGCTTCTACCCTACGGCTCGGAAATTTATAAATCCTTATCTGCATTAAATAGAATAGATTCTATTGTTAATGCAGAAAAATTATCTGAATCTAAGAATCCTGTAAAAATACAAAGGGATGTGGAAAATGATTGTAAAACCAGTGGCTATGAGATTGAATTTAAAAATGTGAATTTTAGTTATGTAGAGGGTATACAGGTTTTAAAAAATATTAATATTTCAATTCCCCCTGGAAGTATGACAGCTTTAGTGGGGCCATCGGGTAGTGGTAAATCAACTGTGAACAGACTTATAGCACGATTTTGGGATGTAGACAGTGGAAG
This region includes:
- a CDS encoding DUF1266 domain-containing protein translates to MMNRNNRMFCTILLTLFLICTYLSVNVEHAYAVSVTFNVLFNGHLVSTYTPSAIVNKTTATVPLRSICDLLDAKVEWNEDTKNIIVSKEDTKITLQTGSNIAKINDKEVELDVEIVTLFERTLVPVHFICENLGANVTIDEETKTIMIQTLETDDKQDYSKEQLKWGLSTNAILVKMNNGKYDLIGMEEPTEYNIEKTKRSLSESWDINSRKDALSSIKWLKEAGHRKIYNKKVLYVTQATEEEYNSLLNKLDGEEIEEYKFVKEYYKEIGNKSLIAWDYCRLVHIAGCCYKIGYLEYDEAVKEIMDAAIILQKTFSSWDEMSGNYALGRYFWGGEDCYREAIIFKDWLLVNEKSPWTKIDWNLPLK
- a CDS encoding TetR/AcrR family transcriptional regulator; this translates as MAVKDQRLNPLILESAKQVFFEKGFNNATLRDIAKRANVATGAIYTRYKGKEELFEAMVKPALDIIERTNIKMYELNIERKENNNMKYNAENGFDYLKTWIDVFYSEYDAMKMLLCKAKGSNYSNYLHNFTEKNAELTFSFIEELKKRGMSNNDMTYKELHILLTSYWTTLFEVIIHDFSYEEAIEFAKKINIFFNWKDILDFYR
- a CDS encoding ABC transporter ATP-binding protein/permease; this translates as MIKNYPKNLSELISPIKTQAIVTVILSVLGSLSLVIGPIAITIAVSNIMLGDTNRFLLWIIIAGLGILLRQILHMASLGYAHIVEAKFRYYLRKDFAEKLSRLPLGFFTTTSSGAIRKLISDDTIKIHTIIAHGFSEVASAISLPIGCVIVMLFFEWRTALMVISVIFTILIIGMIWMAKKSRSGQDINSRYEQAQREMSHAAIEMVDGIKEIKNFGLANSLFARFENAVSRFSNTSYEWLSGGSKPMAFMMSAIQPAVIVFFTLVVCIFSIGKGWLSPEETILFLLLSMALPTSFITLMQIGNHIRDGKHSLDTLLELYAKADQIYKENPKKLVLGDIEFNNVSFSYEKGNQVLKNINCIIPKGKITALVGPSGGGKTTMARLIARFWDVESGRLSIGGVNIKNVAEKDLLAAISLVFQDISLMQGSIADNIALSKPNARKEEIENAAKAAFIHDRIMELPNAYNSVIGEDNVVLSGGERQRLTIARAFLADTPIVILDEATAQADAQSEAEIKKALSSLGKDKTVVIIAHRLQSIVNAHQILVIGDGEIKQVGKHDELANSTGIYQNMWQAQNHIGGEN
- a CDS encoding ABC transporter ATP-binding protein/permease; translated protein: MDIFNRDPKTRKRFLILKLLFIASGLLQGLSIAFTIPLFKDLFLGNYNRMWLWTFIVGITALSCFIFRFMATNIGNSMAIWEVCDNQIHRIGSAITKLPLGWFDASSKGKISKAISTDINTLSHYPSIVLPEILTLISASLVIGIALTLISWKIGVVTLIMGIFLKYFWELNLRSLDKIEKEIAKANQKMESTIVEFAQLQPVLRAAGALVGGWDRLDKSLEDDKKGSLTFLKSQSSTSSKYMAVAHIGSLLILIIAAIELSSGNIEIYTFIGITIAMISFSNPLAGLLPYGSEIYKSLSALNRIDSIVNAEKLSESKNPVKIQRDVENDCKTSGYEIEFKNVNFSYVEGIQVLKNINISIPPGSMTALVGPSGSGKSTVNRLIARFWDVDSGSILINGEDVRNIDPEDLMGAISMVFQEVYLFNTTIKENIAMAKPNATMAEIESAAKRARLDEVIDRLPNGWNTIVGEGGSSLSGGEQQRVSIARAFLKDSPILLLDEITSALDGTNEAIITKSLEELAKNRTVVVIAHRLSSIKKADAIVVIDKGEITGYGTHDELLKENHRYSELWKALITSEEWHV